The Nocardia sp. NBC_01329 sequence CACTGGACCGGCTCTCCGGTGGCCGGTTCACCGCAGGTCTCGGGATGGGCGCCTGGCCCGACGACTACGCGGTCAGCGAGATGGCCATGACCACCCGCGGTGCCCGGTTCGAAAGCGCCCTGGCGCAGTTGCAGCGAGCGTGGCGCGGGGAACTCGCCGGTGCGGCCGGTCCGGTTCCGGCGCTGCCACCGGGCCGTCCGCAGGTGCTGCTCGCGGGGATGGTGCCCGCCGGTATCGTGCGGGCCGCCACGCTCGCCGACGGCTGGGTTGCGCCGGCGTTCAGTGTCGACCTCTTGCGCACCGGTCTCGATATCGTCAATACCGAGTGGGCCCGGAGCGCGCGCCCCGGCCGCCCCCGCGTGCTGGCCGTCCGCTATTTCCAGCTCGGCGCCGATGCGGTCGGCACCGCGGAGTCCTACGCGCAGAACTATTACGGCCCGGAACTGTACCCGCAGGTCCGGCCCGATCTGTTGACCGATGTGGCCCATCTGTGCGACGAGACGGACCGAATCGCCGACGCGGGTGCCGACGACCTGATCCTGTTGCCGTGTTCGGACGATCCGGACCAGATCCCGTTGCTCGCGGAGGTACTCGGCAGTGAACGGCTCGGTCTGCACGCGGTAGCCAGGTAGCCGCTCACCGGCTGTCTCACGACCACTTTCGGGCGCGATGGCGCGAGCACGCCGCAGTGATCGATTCGGCGGAAGCCAACGGTCGGCGACGCACTGATCCCGGCGCCGGCCACGGGCATCCCGCGACGCCGGAGCACCGGGGAAGACGGCCGGAAGACCTGCATCGGCCGCGCTCTCGTTCGGACCGCGGGCTCGATCCGATGCCGCGAGTGCGATTTCGCCGGGAAGCGTGCCGCGAGCTCGGGCGTGGCGTAGCGCACTCCCCGGCCGCGACGAGATCGCGAGCCTCCCCCGGCGTCCGCCACCCGCACCCGTCAGGACCGGCCACGCGGCGCGGTTGGCGGACCCGGAGCCGGTGGCCACGTACGGTGGGGGCCTCACCGCGCTCGGCGCGCCGCACGCAGTTCGCGACACGCCAGGGTTCGATTCTGCCCGGTTCTATCGGTCGTGATCGCGAACAACCGCTCGAGAATGTGAATGCGGACATTCGCATATCGAGACGTCGACGAACGGAGGTCGGTACTTATGACAGTGACCGATGACTATCTGGCCAACAACGCCCGCTACGCGGAGCAGTTCAGTGGCCCGCTGCCCTTACCGCCCAGCAAGCATGTCGCGGTGGTCGCCTGCATGGACGCCCGGCTCGATGTATACCGGATCCTCGGCCTGCAAGAGGGTGAAGCCCACGTCATCCGCAATGCGGGGGGCGTCGTGACCGATGACGAGATCCGCTCGCTGGCGATCAGCCAGCGACTGCTGGGCACCACCGAGATCATCCTGATCCACCACACCGATTGCGGGATGCTCACCTTCACCGACGACGATTTCAAACGCGGCATCCAGGACGAGACGGGTATCAAACCCACCTGGTCGGCCGAGGCGTTCCCCGACCTGGACGAGGACGTGCGGCAGTCTCTCCGGCGGATCGAGGCCAGCCCCTTCGTCACCAAGACCTCGTCGCTGCGCGGTTTCGTATTCGACGTCGCGACCGGACGGCTCGCGGAAGTCACGGCCTGATCGAATTCGCCGCTCCGGCCGTGCCGCGTTCACCCTCCGGTGGCCGCGGCACGGTCGTTCAGAGTGCGCCGTACGCCGCGAGTACCTCGAAGGCGGCGTCGGCACTGCGCCACAGCACATCCATCTCCGCGCGCACCGCCGGTTCCGCCACCGGATCTTGTAGAGCCAGACCGTTACCGAAGATCACCACATTGGCACCCAGATCGGCCAGCCGCAGCAGTGGGCCGGTGGCCACCCCCGCACCGAGCACGGCATCGAGCCCTTCACCGAAGAAGTAGAACCGCCACAGTGGCCCGAGATCACCGCCGTAGATTTCGTTCGTCAGGTCGACGATGACCGAACCGTGAGTCGCGATCGCATCGACGATCCGGAAATGATCTCGCGCGTTGGCGGGAGTGGCGTGGGTCGCGGCGACAGCATTGGACAGGTCGACACTGAGGTGGGCGTTGTATCCGGCCATCGCCACTCGGCCGGCGGACAGCTCACAGCGATGCGCCAACCGGAAATAATGGTTCCACTGCGGTTCCGTGGGCGCACCGGTGAACTCCGCGTGCACATTACGCAGGAACCGCAGCAGTAGATCCAGGCTGATCCGGTGCGCCCACTCAGGGTCGTCGAAAGCGGCCGGATCGCGTTGCAGCGGCATCACCGCCGCCTGCTCGACGGCATCGAGCCCCAGTGCCAGCAGCCCACGCCGATCCCGATGTGCCACCAGGATCTCGGTGATCCGCCGGTGCTGTTCGACCGCACGCTCGAGCCGGTCCAGCGACGACCCGGCATTGTCGTCGTCCATCGACGACGTATCGGACAGCTCGACGATCTCGGCCAGTTCCGCGGCCGACAACGGTGACCCGCAGGCGGTATCCAGATCCGACGCCGCTGCTCGCACCGGAGCGACCAGAGCGGATGCGGCGATCAGCAAACCCGTCGCGAGGACGATGAGTAGGTATCTCGACCACACGGGACGCTCGCTGGCCATACCTGCTTTCGCTTTCACTCGACGAAGGACGACCGGGCTGTGGGACTTTCCCGCGATGAAGCCGGAGCAGCGGTATTCGCGCGAGCCGCCCCTGCCCGGCGCGGCCCCAGCCTAGCCCAGCCGCGGCCCGGCCCCCGCTCTTCCGCCCGTGGAACCGGCCGGTCGGCGGCGCGGGACGGCTCAGCCGCGGAAGGCGCGCCGGTATGCCGCCGGAGTGGTGCCGAGTTGTCCCTCGAATCGGCGAGCCAGGGTCCGGGGGATACTCTCGACCGTGCGGCCAGATCGGACAGGGTGACCGATCGGTCGAGGTGGGCGATACTCCACTACAGCAGCGCGGCGATGGACTCACCGGCGGTGTGGTCGGTGATCGACGCCGGCACGAACTGGCGCAGAATGACTTTCTTGACACTGGTGGGACCGGCGCCGGCCCGGCAGGCTGAGTGCATGGCACCTACCCCGAATCCCGAGCACGGCCCGGACATGCCCGGTTACGTATGGTCGGCTGTGGCCGACACACCTGCGCGCGACCTGTTCCCCGGAATCCGGTTGCGCTCGCTCTGGTCCGGCGCGAACGGCGCGTCGGCGTACCTCCTGGAAATGGATCCGGGCAGCCGATGGGAGGGTATCGATGTCCACCGGCCCGGACCGGAGGAGATCTTCGTGGTATCCGGAACATTCGGTGACGGCGTCCGCGATTATCCGGCCGGGACGTTCATCCACGCGCCGGCCGGCTCCTGGCATATTCCGCAGAGCGAAACCGGATGTACGCTGTTCCTCTTCTATCCCGAGGGCTGATCCGGCCCCGTCAGCGAG is a genomic window containing:
- a CDS encoding DUF5995 family protein; the protein is MASERPVWSRYLLIVLATGLLIAASALVAPVRAAASDLDTACGSPLSAAELAEIVELSDTSSMDDDNAGSSLDRLERAVEQHRRITEILVAHRDRRGLLALGLDAVEQAAVMPLQRDPAAFDDPEWAHRISLDLLLRFLRNVHAEFTGAPTEPQWNHYFRLAHRCELSAGRVAMAGYNAHLSVDLSNAVAATHATPANARDHFRIVDAIATHGSVIVDLTNEIYGGDLGPLWRFYFFGEGLDAVLGAGVATGPLLRLADLGANVVIFGNGLALQDPVAEPAVRAEMDVLWRSADAAFEVLAAYGAL
- a CDS encoding LLM class flavin-dependent oxidoreductase gives rise to the protein MRIGIGLPSAIPGATPETIGIWAEHGERAGFATLGATDRLVYDSLDPLVTLAVAAAHTSTTELVSTVLNIGYRGNPFVVAGQIASLDRLSGGRFTAGLGMGAWPDDYAVSEMAMTTRGARFESALAQLQRAWRGELAGAAGPVPALPPGRPQVLLAGMVPAGIVRAATLADGWVAPAFSVDLLRTGLDIVNTEWARSARPGRPRVLAVRYFQLGADAVGTAESYAQNYYGPELYPQVRPDLLTDVAHLCDETDRIADAGADDLILLPCSDDPDQIPLLAEVLGSERLGLHAVAR
- a CDS encoding cupin domain-containing protein; amino-acid sequence: MAPTPNPEHGPDMPGYVWSAVADTPARDLFPGIRLRSLWSGANGASAYLLEMDPGSRWEGIDVHRPGPEEIFVVSGTFGDGVRDYPAGTFIHAPAGSWHIPQSETGCTLFLFYPEG
- a CDS encoding beta-class carbonic anhydrase; translated protein: MTVTDDYLANNARYAEQFSGPLPLPPSKHVAVVACMDARLDVYRILGLQEGEAHVIRNAGGVVTDDEIRSLAISQRLLGTTEIILIHHTDCGMLTFTDDDFKRGIQDETGIKPTWSAEAFPDLDEDVRQSLRRIEASPFVTKTSSLRGFVFDVATGRLAEVTA